From one Musa acuminata AAA Group cultivar baxijiao chromosome BXJ2-6, Cavendish_Baxijiao_AAA, whole genome shotgun sequence genomic stretch:
- the LOC135615537 gene encoding leucine-rich repeat receptor-like serine/threonine/tyrosine-protein kinase SOBIR1, with amino-acid sequence MAATALLPSLLLLLLPAPISAIYPYDGSHALRRMTLRHPRRLPSRLASQSAHRRSPFPKRYVLAETKTTPALASSNSSPNSSSSEHHHSRSHKQSVRNWIVGFITGSLLGIISGIILSVLYRQVVNCIRGRYRSPGSPSIFSPTHIKRAEDLAFLEKDDGLAALEVIGRGGCGEVYKAQQPPDPRKPDRPGMVLAIKKIMKRTPDSAEPTSDEESRLLDKWMRQIRSEIQTVGHIRHRNLLPLLAHVTRRDCHLLIYEFMRNGTLHDAIRGAAAGRRKLEWPARYIIALGIAAGLEYLHVVHRPRVIHRDLKPANILLDDDLNPRISDFGLAKVVPDTVSGSMRSGVAGTIGYIAPEYHQTLLFTDRCDVYSFGVILAVLVTGKFPTGEFYWTTEEISMVGWMRNAMRSAEPEAAIDRTLVGNGFEEQMLLVLKIACFCTYDNPKARPNSREVRLMLAQIKH; translated from the coding sequence ATGGCTGCCACCGCGCTCCTCCCAtcactccttctcctcctcctccctgctCCCATCTCTGCCATCTATCCCTACGATGGCTCCCATGCCCTCCGCCGCATGACCCTTCGCCACCCTCGCCGTCTCCCTTCTCGTCTCGCTTCTCAATCCGCCCACCGCCGGAGTCCTTTCCCGAAGCGATACGTATTGGCCGAGACCAAGACCACTCCAGCTCTCGCTTCGTCAAATTCCTCGCCCAACAGCTCGTCGTCTGAGCACCATCACAGCCGCAGCCACAAGCAGAGCGTGAGGAACTGGATCGTCGGTTTCATCACCGGCTCGCTCTTGGGGATCATCTCCGGGATTATCCTCTCGGTGCTGTACCGGCAGGTGGTGAACTGCATCCGCGGGCGGTACAGGAGCCCCGGCAGCCCCTCCATCTTCAGCCCCACGCACATCAAGCGCGCCGAGGACCTCGCCTTCCTCGAGAAGGACGATGGGCTCGCGGCCCTCGAGGTCATCGGCCGGGGCGGGTGCGGCGAGGTGTACAAGGCCCAGCAGCCACCCGATCCCAGAAAGCCCGACCGCCCGGGCATGGTCCTCGCCATCAAGAAGATCATGAAGCGCACCCCGGACAGCGCTGAGCCGACCTCTGACGAGGAGAGCCGGCTGCTCGACAAGTGGATGCGGCAGATCCGGTCGGAGATCCAGACCGTGGGCCATATCCGCCACCGCAATCTGCTGCCGCTGTTGGCTCACGTAACGCGCCGGGACTGCCACCTCCTCATATACGAGTTCATGAGGAACGGGACCTTGCATGACGCGATCAGAGGCGCGGCCGCGGGGAGGAGGAAGCTGGAGTGGCCGGCGCGGTACATCATAGCCCTCGGCATCGCTGCCGGCCTCGAGTACCTCCACGTGGTGCACCGCCCGCGGGTGATCCACAGAGACCTGAAGCCCGCGAACATCCTGCTCGACGACGACCTCAAcccccggatctccgacttcggGCTCGCCAAGGTGGTCCCGGACACGGTGAGCGGCTCCATGAGGTCGGGGGTGGCGGGAACCATCGGGTACATAGCGCCGGAATACCATCAGACTCTGCTGTTCACCGACAGATGCGACGTCTACAGCTTCGGGGTCATCCTGGCGGTGCTCGTCACCGGCAAGTTCCCCACCGGCGAGTTTTATTGGACGACGGAGGAGATAAGCATGGTGGGTTGGATGAGGAACGCGATGAGGTCGGCGGAGCCGGAGGCGGCGATCGATCGAACACTTGTGGGCAATGGTTTTGAGGAGCAGATGCTACTGGTGTTGAAGATTGCATGCTTCTGCACTTACGATAACCCCAAAGCGAGGCCTAATAGCAGGGAGGTCCGACTAATGCTCGCCCAGATCAAGCATTAG